A genomic stretch from Acetobacter ascendens includes:
- a CDS encoding sulfite exporter TauE/SafE family protein — MLTLFTPHILLELMSGVLVGFTLGLIGGGGSILAVPLMVYLVGVKNPHVAIGTSALAVAINALVGLAQHARNHTVKWRCAGIFASCGIAGAFIGAAIGKTIDGKKLLLFFALLMIGVGILMLRGRHNVGCPGASCNRHNASKVMGYGLGTGLLSGFFGIGGGFLIVPGLIASTGMPILNAVGTSLVAVSAFGFSTALSYMFSGYIDWQLAALFILGGAIGCLFGTRTARHMAKSSSHLTTLFACIIFIVAIYMIWQSV; from the coding sequence ATGCTCACCTTATTTACTCCTCATATCCTGCTGGAACTTATGTCTGGCGTGCTGGTCGGTTTCACCTTGGGATTAATTGGTGGCGGAGGATCCATTCTGGCTGTGCCGCTTATGGTGTATCTGGTTGGGGTCAAAAACCCTCACGTAGCTATTGGCACCAGCGCGCTGGCAGTAGCTATCAACGCATTAGTGGGGCTAGCACAGCATGCCCGCAACCATACGGTTAAATGGCGCTGCGCAGGTATTTTTGCATCTTGTGGGATAGCTGGCGCGTTTATCGGAGCAGCCATTGGCAAAACAATTGATGGTAAAAAGCTGCTTTTGTTTTTTGCTCTGTTAATGATTGGGGTGGGCATTCTTATGCTCCGCGGGCGGCATAATGTTGGCTGCCCGGGGGCAAGCTGTAATAGACATAACGCCTCCAAAGTTATGGGCTATGGCCTTGGCACGGGACTACTTTCTGGCTTTTTTGGCATTGGTGGCGGTTTTCTAATTGTGCCCGGGCTTATTGCTTCTACCGGCATGCCTATTCTCAATGCTGTTGGCACGTCTCTGGTTGCCGTTTCCGCTTTTGGGTTCAGCACTGCGTTAAGCTACATGTTCTCTGGATATATAGATTGGCAGTTAGCGGCTCTGTTCATTTTAGGTGGGGCCATTGGTTGCCTATTTGGCACCCGCACAGCCCGCCATATGGCTAAATCTTCCAGCCACCTTACAACACTTTTTGCCTGCATCATTTTCATTGTGGCAATTTATATGATCTGGCAAAGCGTGTAG
- a CDS encoding MBL fold metallo-hydrolase encodes MSDPAIATATQQILMAVQRPEQRPVVKTFFDEKTFTASHVVHDPQTLTAAVIDSVLDYDPASGHIKYDSAQEIVDYVHAEKLQVAWQLETHAHADHLSAAPWLQEQLGGKLGIGANIVQVQEVFGKIFNADTRFARDGSQFDHLFTDGEQFKLGNLNAIALHVPGHTPADMAFIIGDAAFIGDTLFMPDYGTARADFPGGDARMLYRSIRRLLTLPAETRLFLCHDYKAPHRDTYAWETTVGAERAHNVHVHEGVSEDDFVNMRTSRDATLALPNLIMPSVQVNIRGGHMPEPEDNGTSYIKIPINKL; translated from the coding sequence ATGTCAGATCCAGCTATCGCCACAGCCACCCAGCAGATTCTGATGGCTGTGCAGCGCCCCGAACAGCGACCTGTTGTAAAAACCTTTTTTGATGAGAAAACTTTCACAGCCAGCCATGTGGTGCATGACCCGCAAACCCTAACAGCCGCTGTTATTGATAGCGTGCTGGATTATGATCCGGCTTCTGGCCACATTAAATACGATTCCGCCCAAGAAATTGTAGATTATGTGCACGCTGAAAAACTGCAGGTTGCATGGCAACTAGAAACACATGCGCATGCTGATCATCTTTCCGCCGCACCATGGTTGCAGGAACAACTGGGCGGCAAATTGGGTATTGGCGCCAACATTGTGCAAGTGCAGGAAGTTTTTGGCAAAATCTTCAATGCCGATACCAGATTTGCCCGTGATGGATCTCAGTTTGATCATCTTTTTACAGATGGCGAGCAGTTTAAGCTGGGTAACCTAAACGCCATAGCGCTGCATGTGCCGGGCCATACCCCCGCAGATATGGCTTTTATTATCGGTGATGCCGCCTTTATTGGCGATACGCTGTTCATGCCAGATTATGGTACGGCCCGTGCAGACTTCCCTGGTGGGGATGCCCGCATGCTGTATCGCTCTATTCGCCGCCTTCTCACCTTACCAGCAGAAACGCGCCTTTTTCTCTGCCACGATTACAAAGCCCCCCACCGTGATACCTATGCGTGGGAAACCACCGTGGGCGCAGAACGCGCGCATAATGTGCATGTGCATGAAGGCGTAAGTGAGGATGACTTTGTAAATATGCGTACATCGCGGGATGCAACACTTGCCCTGCCCAACCTGATTATGCCTTCCGTTCAGGTCAATATCCGTGGGGGACACATGCCAGAGCCAGAAGATAATGGCACCAGTTACATTAAGATCCCCATCAACAAGCTCTAA
- a CDS encoding peroxiredoxin produces the protein MRVNTAAMNDRIIDTSQLEPVVAAPRIGDMAPDFMARTTQGMLTLSALRGQWVLLFSHPADFTPVCTSEFIAFAQAAAQFAAMNCALVGLSVDSLPAHLAWIEAIRERFDVRIPFPVVEDPSMAIARAYGMLDATARNSATVRCVYMIDPQGIVRATTCYPMTVGRSVAELLRLLAALQRVDEGDVLTPEGWTPGGNVVLPTAQTQDAVMQAGPSWFMCLKPDQGQ, from the coding sequence ATGCGCGTAAACACTGCAGCTATGAATGACCGCATCATAGATACCAGTCAGTTGGAGCCGGTAGTGGCCGCACCCAGAATTGGAGACATGGCTCCAGATTTTATGGCGCGGACAACCCAAGGCATGCTTACGTTAAGTGCTTTGCGTGGGCAGTGGGTGCTGCTGTTTTCGCATCCGGCAGATTTTACGCCGGTTTGCACCAGTGAGTTTATTGCATTTGCACAAGCTGCTGCGCAATTTGCTGCCATGAATTGTGCATTGGTGGGCCTTTCTGTAGACAGTCTGCCAGCACATCTTGCATGGATTGAAGCTATACGGGAAAGGTTTGACGTTCGGATTCCTTTTCCCGTGGTGGAAGATCCTTCCATGGCCATCGCCCGTGCATACGGCATGCTGGATGCAACGGCCCGGAATAGCGCGACGGTGCGCTGTGTGTACATGATTGACCCGCAAGGTATTGTGCGTGCCACAACATGCTACCCTATGACTGTTGGCCGATCTGTGGCGGAATTGCTGCGTTTGCTTGCCGCCCTTCAACGGGTAGATGAGGGGGATGTTCTGACACCTGAAGGTTGGACACCCGGAGGGAATGTGGTGCTACCAACAGCGCAAACCCAAGATGCTGTCATGCAGGCGGGGCCATCATGGTTTATGTGTTTAAAGCCTGATCAGGGGCAGTAA